tcaaatgatcacctcatcaagtactcatgagtcagccatgtcaactcacgGTCAAGGTTTGAGCTCTATATTTCCTAAACTTCTTGAAGgagtttcatgaaactttggtcaaatgatcaccttatcaacaCGATGTgaagaatttatgagtcagccatgtcagttcaaggtcaaagtcacaacttaaggtcaaaggtttaccctttcactatccataacagtggtagGGGATcaagctgtctttcagacttccttgttatacttagaaaattaattcaggtttaagttttgtgTGCCAGTACATATCTCTGTGACTACTAAAGATATTCACACAATCATGTCTTCGGTGTCATTacgtcccataactctgacctacaCTTTACCAGAATTATGtccttttttgtacttagaaggtgaaagttttgcatgcaagtacgtatcTCTGTAACTACTAAAGATACTTTCAGTACTGCAATATTTACATACTGATGAGAGTATGTTCCAACAGCCACCAGTTTTATGACATGACGTAACTTTTAACAGCTTTCAAAGAAAATGCTGGAAGAGCAACTAGTATCATATTGCAGTTTTTAACTTAGTGTCTAATCAAATAATATTGGTATTTAACGCATACAAGAACATAGTAATTAATGCTGTAATTTGTCTATAAATGTTTCTTCTCTACTTGTTTGCCTTTTGTTGATCCCTAATATAAAACAATATCTtgaaatgattgttttgtttgttcaagGTCCAGTAACACTTAGAATTAATTTACAGAACATTATATTTGTTGTTAatagtttagaaataaaactgtttcattttacTATAAAACATGAGACCATGCACTTTTCTGCGACAGTTTAGTTGTTTCTACACTGAAAACAGTTAACAAAAGACATTTCTCTCTTTTTTGCAATATCATTGAAAAAACACTGTGCTATATTTCTGTAGTATAGTTTCAACTTGAAAAGCAACACTAGATTTTTGTGAGAAAATAAAGGCCAATTTCATCAGAAAGGTAACTTTCTTGATAAAAGAAATGCTACTTGTAATTATTACATCCAAAGTGTTACTGGGCCTTATAACTTTCTTACCGTAACTCCAATATGGACtgctaaatgtttcttttaaaagtGATAAAGATAAATTTGTTTGCATATTTTTCTTGAAGCAATGCAATAAAACCCATATACCTAATATTCATTTCAACATTCAAAGGCTGACCGTGGAGAAGGGAGCTGGTAATTTGATAGTGCCAATCTAAAGATGCTATCTGTAACTCTCTGGCATTCAATGCTATTATAATTTCAAGCCTATCATTAACCCTCTGATCAGAAATTCTGGGAGAAATTGAAATCGGACATTTTAGTTGGAGTGTATATAGTAATAGCTGAGATAGAGTGAGACTGCACcaaatttttaacatgaaattcaagcaaaaagggggataattcatgaaatattggtgccagagttaaggCGCTTGTGCCACaggatgtgagtgatgatgtggaacaactatttaaagtttaaataaaattcatttagTTATAttaaacagagatagagtgaacgtgcacaaaaactttaacctgaaaatttatgtcaaatgggggataatttatgaaaaattggttccagagttagggaccttgtgtcatatgagatCGATGatcatgtgaaacaactatttttaaTTATCACAGAAAAATGGCAACCATTAGAAAGACATGTCCACAAAAAGGTGCAATTTTAATCGAACGTGACCTGTATTTTATGGTGTTACACATGTGTATTACAATTGATCTAAATCTGCCAAGCCTTTTGTGATATATTGTCCATCAACCATGAATTTGACAAATTTTATGTTGGAAAGAGGTCATAACTACAcataaaattggtggtttgtagccaaagtcgaactttacctgtactttatgatgttacacatgtgtaccaaaatcatttaaatatatcagaactcactgaagtgtttaatgactcaaatggtggatggatattgcacaatagctcaggctgtgttaaaaaaattcaaataataagagaggtgcaggtaaagtgtatcaaaacgctttataagtataattctaagccaAAAAAGGGGGCActattcaggaaatattggtgcaagagttatgctccttaaattgtgtcatatgatgtgggtgataatgtggaacaactacttcaagtttgaaacaaatgcatgtATTTCGTAATAGCTGAGTAaaattgcatcaaaattaaccttaattaaattctaagtaaaatggtgcataattcatgaaaatttgctTGTGTCACAGGATATGGGTGCTAAGGTGGAATatctatattaagtttgaatcaaatccagtttgtaataactgagatatagtgaaaatgcatcaagaTTAACCTTAAAATCTAAGCAAAAGAGGGataattcatgacaaattggtgtcagagttatgtgtCTCATTATgtaggtgataaggtggaacatctatgttaagtttgaatcaaatccatttagtaataactgagatatagatttcgggacgggacgcgaGGGGATGGGGGCGGGGAGTGGGGCGGAACGttacgcgacaaaactgactcctatatagccatCCCCTCAAGCATGTTTGGTGGGGGtttaaagagaaagtgcatcaaaagttTAACCAAAGTATGGACTTGGAAGGACGCCGATGCCGGGTctagtaggacagctctccatactccGTAAAAATGTTGAGATGAGCAAAAACACGTTTTGGAAACAGCTTAAAAGCTTAGGGCATAGCAACAAGAACAAGAACTGTCGGAGGACCGCAACGTTCGAGTATTCAACAGCTTTGTCGTTTGAATGAATActcaagtcgaaaaaggggcattctTCTGTGAAAATAGGAatcagggttatggaacctgcacagatTTTAACAGCTCAAGATAGTGGACAAGTGCGTGAAGTtgcaatccattcccatcagtgggtactgagataccagcttacatataagaatttaagcaaaacctgctaagttgaaaaagaggcatattttttttaaatgcattgtagaattattgaacctttgcactgaatcatgacagtgaacaaatgtgtgaagtttcaatcctttcccattagtggatactgagataccagcttacatgcaaaaacttaaccaaaaactgctaagtcgaaaaaggggcataatttaaaaaaaaaaaacatgcaaagtagagttatgggacctgaaaAGTGcacgtcagatcatgacagtgaacaagtgtgtgaagttttaatccattcccattacaGTGTGtccaatcacgtgatcgcgctacatcattttgagctcgaaagtaaaagtggaaaggtaaacaaaaattataaatcagggcgtgagctttttaattcaatatattgtgttaatatcatgcatatgattcgaaacctatttgaaagtgctactcCCGGTTCTACAATTGACCCACCcaaaccttctcgttttaacgctGTTCATGTTCAATTGACTTGCAGTGAGACACCTCAGAGCGCacaatgtcgaaagtggttgGATACAAtgcattagtggatactgagataccagcttagaTACAaagactttaacaaaaactttccaagtcgaaaagggggcatattttgtaaaaaaagatcaaaatagAGTCATGGAACGTGTGCAATGTAAgttagtttatcacagtgaatatgtGTGTGAACTAGATGTTAATACACAacagagccgggccgggaggtgatatTCGGCCCGGAAAACGAAATAAGATAAATGAATAGGATTGCAATGAAAAGTGTTTGGTGTTCTGCTAATATAATTGTTGGTTATTATGATTCTGCGATAAGCAACAGTTTACAGTCGGGGAACTTTCCCGTTTGGGGAAGTTGGGGATTCCCCTTTTCactttcccgatcgggaaatattgattgaaaaatttcccgatcgggaaagaAAATGCCCAGTTTTTCCTTCTTCCCATGTATGTTGTTTCACATGCCtctttaatgtatattttgattacatgcataatcacaaacatcattTATAAAGCGTTTATCTCCTGTATATAGTTTCATATGTCTATTCAGATGATTGCCGTCGTTCACAATCATTACATTAAAGCatttttctcctgtatgtattaCCATACGCTTCTTCAGATCTCTGACATTTTAAACGCATAATCACAATAACtacatttaaagcgtttctctCCTATATGTATTAAATGCTACCGCATGTCTCTTCAGATAGCTTCTTGCATCACACGAACAATTACAAATAATACattcataatatttattttcagtttgtgtTGTCACTTGTGATTTCTGATGAACGGTGTGGACCTGAAGTGCTTTCATCCTACATGCTTTCCAATGTGTGTCTTCAGACTACCTTTTGTCTTAAAGGCAGAACCGCAGATATCACAGTTATACAATCTGTCTCCTATATGTGTTCTTATATGCACTTTAAGCTCATTCATTGTATAAAATGCATaatcacaaatatcacatttgaaaTTTCTATTTCCAGTGTGTTTCAGTATATGTATTTGCAAATTATGTCTATGGTTACATGCATAATTACACAGcccacatttaaagcatttctctcctgTGTGTTTTCTCATATGTATCTTAAGAGTATACTTCTGactacatgcataatcacaaatatcacatttgaaaTTTCTATTTCCAGTGTGTTTCAGTATATGTTTCTGCAAATTATGTCTATGGTTACATGCATAATTACACAgctcacatttaaagcatttctctcctgTGTGTTTTCTCATATGTATCTTAAGAGTATACTTCTGactacatgcataatcacaaacattgCATTTAAAGCGTTTCTCTCTAGTATGTTTTGCCATATGCCTCTTCAGTTTAATGCTATAGTGACATGcacaaacattacatttcaagTGGTGTTCTCCTGTATGTTTTCTCATATGAGTCTTCAGACTATCTTTTCGATTACTTGCATAATCACAAATACtacatttaaaagatttttctccagtatgtattctcacGTGTCTTTTCAGACTTCCGCTTGCATTAGATGCAAAACTACAAGCGTCACATTTAAAGCTTTTCTCTACTTTAAGCATTCTCATATTGTCATTGGTTTCTGCTGGAATATACCATGCATAATCATTTGCATCACTTTTCATATACTTCTTTCCTGT
This DNA window, taken from Mercenaria mercenaria strain notata chromosome 19, MADL_Memer_1, whole genome shotgun sequence, encodes the following:
- the LOC123543082 gene encoding zinc finger protein 782-like; the protein is MNSMRLNLKRNLSIHTGKKYMKSDANDYAWYIPAETNDNMRMLKVEKSFKCDACSFASNASGSLKRHVRIHTGEKSFKCSICDYASNRKDSLKTHMRKHTGEHHLKCNVCACHYSIKLKRHMAKHTREKRFKCNVCDYACSQKYTLKIHMRKHTGEKCFKCELCNYACNHRHNLQKHILKHTGNRNFKCDICDYACSQKYTLKIHMRKHTGEKCFKCGLCNYACNHRHNLQIHILKHTGNRNFKCDICDYAFYTMNELKVHIRTHIGDRLYNCDICGSAFKTKGSLKTHIGKHVG